A genomic window from Streptomyces mirabilis includes:
- a CDS encoding carbohydrate ABC transporter permease: MTHIAPRAVTSGGRRRPGGGGPRAGTVIAFLTPFFLPFVLFYLVPVGYALWQSFRVVRRTGGQYGTSYTTFGGFDQYTQVFQNSEFWNSIGRIGLFGIVQVPVMLFVALVMALLLDTPLLKLKAFFRITAFMPYAVPGVIAAIMWSYLYSPQLSPVVDLFQRIGLHPDFLGPGAVLWSAANVSTWLWTGYNMLIMYSALQSIPQELYEAAKIDGATNWTIAWRIKVPIIAPSIVLTTVFSIIGTLQLYAEPAVLRQISSNISSTFTPNMLAYAVASGNNYQQAAAISVVIAVITFVLSFGFMRLTSKKAGL, encoded by the coding sequence ATGACCCACATCGCACCCCGCGCGGTGACGTCAGGTGGCCGCCGCCGTCCAGGCGGCGGCGGCCCCCGGGCGGGCACCGTCATCGCGTTCCTCACCCCGTTCTTCCTGCCGTTCGTGCTGTTCTACCTGGTGCCCGTCGGCTACGCGCTCTGGCAGAGCTTCCGCGTCGTGCGCCGCACCGGAGGCCAGTACGGGACCTCGTACACGACGTTCGGTGGATTCGACCAGTACACGCAGGTGTTCCAGAACAGCGAGTTCTGGAACAGCATCGGCCGCATCGGACTGTTCGGCATCGTGCAGGTGCCCGTCATGCTGTTCGTCGCGCTGGTCATGGCGTTGCTGCTCGACACACCCCTGCTGAAGCTCAAGGCGTTCTTCCGCATCACCGCGTTCATGCCGTACGCCGTGCCCGGCGTCATCGCCGCGATCATGTGGTCGTACCTGTACTCGCCGCAACTCAGCCCCGTCGTCGACCTGTTCCAGCGCATCGGTCTGCACCCCGACTTCCTCGGTCCGGGCGCCGTGCTGTGGTCGGCGGCGAACGTCTCCACCTGGCTCTGGACCGGCTACAACATGCTGATCATGTACTCGGCGCTCCAGTCGATCCCGCAGGAGCTCTACGAGGCCGCCAAGATCGACGGCGCGACCAACTGGACGATCGCGTGGCGGATCAAGGTCCCGATCATCGCGCCGTCGATCGTCCTGACGACGGTGTTCTCGATCATCGGCACACTCCAGCTCTACGCCGAGCCGGCCGTGCTGCGCCAGATCTCCTCGAACATCTCCAGCACGTTCACCCCGAACATGCTGGCGTACGCGGTGGCCTCCGGGAACAACTACCAGCAGGCCGCGGCCATTTCGGTGGTCATCGCCGTCATCACCTTCGTCTTGAGCTTCGGGTTCATGCGACTCACCTCGAAGAAGGCGGGACTGTGA
- a CDS encoding carbohydrate ABC transporter permease codes for MALMFLLAVYFLLPVYFLVVAATKPQGELATTNGLAFSHFNLFENLRILFTRSDGVFGRWAVNTVIYAVLGAAVGTLISALCGYALAKFRFRGREFLFSVVLGGVLVPTTALALPLFLLFSATGIVNTYLAVFLPSIVSPFGVYLARIFANAAVPQELIESARLDGAGEFRTFFSVSSRLMTPALVTIFLFQFVAIWNNFFLPMVMLQKESLFPITLGLYEWNGQTARAPLLQESVITGSLVSIVPVIIVFILLQRFWRTGLAAGSLK; via the coding sequence ATGGCCCTGATGTTCCTCCTGGCCGTCTACTTCCTGTTGCCGGTCTACTTCCTGGTCGTCGCGGCGACGAAGCCTCAGGGTGAGCTCGCCACCACCAACGGGCTGGCGTTCTCGCACTTCAACCTGTTCGAGAACCTGCGCATCCTGTTCACCCGCAGCGACGGCGTCTTCGGGCGGTGGGCCGTCAACACCGTCATCTACGCGGTGCTGGGCGCGGCCGTGGGCACCCTGATCTCGGCCCTGTGCGGCTACGCGCTGGCCAAGTTCCGCTTCCGAGGCAGGGAGTTCCTCTTCTCCGTCGTGCTCGGCGGTGTCCTCGTCCCGACCACCGCGCTGGCCCTGCCGCTGTTCCTGCTCTTCTCGGCGACCGGGATCGTCAACACCTACCTCGCGGTGTTCCTGCCCAGCATCGTCAGCCCGTTCGGTGTCTACCTGGCGCGCATCTTCGCCAACGCCGCCGTCCCGCAGGAGCTGATCGAGTCGGCGCGGCTGGACGGCGCGGGCGAGTTCCGTACGTTCTTCTCGGTGTCGTCCAGGCTGATGACGCCGGCCCTGGTGACCATCTTCCTGTTCCAGTTCGTGGCCATCTGGAACAACTTCTTCCTGCCGATGGTGATGCTCCAGAAGGAGTCACTGTTCCCGATCACGCTCGGCCTGTACGAGTGGAACGGCCAGACCGCCCGGGCCCCGCTGCTCCAGGAGTCCGTGATCACCGGCTCGCTGGTGTCGATCGTGCCCGTGATCATCGTGTTCATCCTCCTCCAGCGGTTCTGGCGCACCGGGCTCGCCGCCGGTTCCCTCAAGTGA
- a CDS encoding alpha-mannosidase, translating into MQNSAVFVPHFHWDREWYEPFQVFRHRLVTALDTVLETAEANPDFRFTVDGQMAAVEDYLEMRPENRDRLVALVREGRLAIGPWLILLDEFLCSGETIVRNLRMGWDAAERLGGAMPVGYLPDMFGHIAQMPQILARAGIEHAALWRGVPGSVDGHAFRWRAPDGSEVRTEFLFDGYDNGLDVLLVPDRIGRALDDYARMTAERWGGDPVLAMAGTDHNAPDPRLADWLRRASGEERAITIATLDEYIRAHVRDEVSAVVTGELRSHVRGNILPGVLSVRLGLKQRMAVAERTVDHAERANALWSRRDDTPFLSLAWHKIIESTAHDSVVGSGTDETCDQVDARLAEAAQTARAVRDAALAEPAARVPSDAHLVANPLPFARTALVEVDVVAPPAGAGLVATAADGSTRSVQLISQDPTVLSDERMDASRLERVLRRIHRRELFGRLIDHYELTPNSLVFHLAEVPTSGPFDLLILRREVAEAAAAHPGEWRVLTLEEARATALVPVHVPASGLASFRVAPSERPAAPSATLADATATPRGVSNGLVDVEVAADGTLTVTGADGTVLSGVGRLVDGGDRGDSYNYAPPARDVLVSEPVETTVDVLEEGPLRSRLRITRVYAWPAALCDDRDLRAERTVATPVDTLVEVRAGEPFVRVSTSFLNQSADHRLRFHVPLPEPVTVSASAGQFAVTERGLTAEGGWGEYPLPTFPASSFVSAGPATVLLDHSSEYELVGDGTELAVTLLRAIGSISVNIHPLRDEPAASEIAAPGAQDLGMRIANRFAVLPSSTGWQGADAVALAEEFRGDVLVTRGTAPGGGDLPDDATGLRVDGRDVLVSSVRRVTDEERGSGTEVRLAAMSDTGSVVRVTGSFTEATAVDLLGRPLSAEAEPSGDGLELALGPWEIRTVVLR; encoded by the coding sequence ATGCAGAACTCCGCCGTCTTCGTGCCCCATTTCCACTGGGACCGGGAGTGGTACGAGCCGTTCCAGGTGTTCCGGCACCGGCTCGTCACCGCCCTGGACACCGTGCTGGAGACAGCTGAGGCGAACCCCGACTTCCGGTTCACCGTCGACGGGCAGATGGCCGCGGTCGAGGACTACCTGGAGATGCGGCCGGAGAACCGCGACCGCCTCGTGGCGCTGGTGCGCGAGGGCCGGCTCGCCATCGGACCGTGGCTGATCCTGCTCGACGAGTTCCTCTGCTCGGGTGAGACGATCGTGCGCAACCTCCGGATGGGCTGGGACGCGGCGGAGCGACTGGGCGGTGCGATGCCCGTCGGGTATCTGCCGGACATGTTCGGCCACATCGCGCAGATGCCGCAGATCCTCGCCCGCGCCGGGATCGAGCACGCGGCGCTGTGGCGCGGTGTGCCCGGCTCCGTCGACGGCCACGCCTTCCGCTGGCGCGCGCCGGACGGCTCCGAGGTGCGCACCGAGTTCCTCTTCGACGGCTACGACAACGGTCTCGACGTCCTGCTCGTGCCCGACCGGATCGGCCGCGCGCTCGACGACTACGCGCGGATGACGGCCGAGCGATGGGGCGGCGACCCGGTGCTCGCGATGGCCGGCACCGACCACAACGCGCCCGACCCGCGGCTCGCGGACTGGCTGCGGCGTGCTTCCGGCGAGGAGCGCGCCATCACGATCGCGACCCTCGACGAGTACATCCGCGCGCACGTGCGGGACGAGGTGTCCGCCGTCGTCACCGGCGAGCTGCGCAGCCACGTCCGCGGCAACATCCTGCCCGGCGTACTCTCCGTCCGGCTCGGGCTCAAGCAGCGGATGGCCGTCGCCGAACGCACCGTCGACCACGCCGAGCGCGCGAACGCCCTGTGGTCCCGGCGGGACGACACGCCGTTCCTGTCACTCGCCTGGCACAAGATCATCGAGTCGACGGCGCACGACTCGGTCGTCGGCTCGGGTACCGACGAGACCTGCGACCAGGTCGACGCCCGCCTGGCCGAGGCCGCGCAGACCGCGCGTGCCGTGCGGGACGCCGCGCTCGCCGAGCCCGCCGCCCGGGTGCCGAGCGACGCTCATCTCGTCGCCAACCCGCTGCCGTTCGCCCGTACGGCGCTGGTCGAGGTGGACGTGGTGGCGCCACCTGCGGGAGCCGGTCTTGTCGCGACCGCCGCCGACGGCTCCACGCGCTCCGTGCAGCTGATCTCGCAGGATCCGACCGTGCTCAGCGACGAGCGTATGGACGCCTCCCGGCTCGAACGCGTCCTGCGCCGTATCCACCGCCGGGAGCTGTTCGGCCGGCTGATCGACCACTACGAACTCACCCCGAACTCGCTCGTCTTCCACCTCGCCGAGGTGCCCACCAGCGGACCGTTCGACCTGCTGATCCTGCGCCGCGAGGTCGCCGAGGCGGCCGCCGCGCACCCGGGCGAGTGGCGGGTGCTGACGCTGGAGGAGGCGCGGGCGACCGCGCTGGTGCCGGTGCACGTGCCGGCCTCCGGGCTGGCGAGTTTCCGGGTCGCGCCGAGCGAGCGGCCGGCCGCCCCGTCGGCCACCCTCGCGGATGCCACGGCGACGCCTCGCGGAGTGTCCAACGGCCTGGTCGACGTCGAGGTCGCCGCCGACGGCACCCTGACCGTGACCGGCGCCGACGGCACCGTCCTGAGCGGCGTCGGCCGCCTCGTCGACGGCGGTGACCGCGGCGACAGCTACAACTACGCGCCCCCGGCACGGGACGTACTCGTGTCGGAGCCGGTGGAGACGACCGTCGACGTCCTCGAAGAGGGTCCGCTGCGCTCCCGGCTGCGGATCACCCGCGTCTACGCGTGGCCCGCCGCGCTGTGCGACGACCGCGATCTGCGCGCCGAGCGGACCGTGGCGACTCCGGTGGACACGCTCGTGGAGGTGCGCGCGGGCGAGCCGTTCGTCCGGGTCTCCACGTCGTTCCTGAACCAGTCCGCCGACCACCGGCTGCGTTTCCACGTGCCGCTGCCGGAGCCGGTGACCGTCTCCGCGTCCGCCGGTCAGTTCGCCGTGACCGAGCGCGGGCTCACCGCCGAGGGCGGCTGGGGCGAGTATCCGCTCCCGACCTTCCCGGCGAGCTCGTTCGTGTCGGCCGGACCGGCGACCGTGCTGCTCGACCACTCCAGCGAGTACGAACTCGTCGGCGACGGCACGGAACTGGCCGTCACCCTGCTGCGCGCGATCGGCTCGATCAGCGTCAACATCCATCCCCTGCGCGACGAGCCCGCGGCGAGCGAGATCGCCGCGCCGGGTGCGCAGGACCTCGGCATGCGGATCGCGAACCGCTTCGCCGTGCTGCCCTCCTCGACCGGCTGGCAGGGGGCCGACGCGGTCGCCCTCGCCGAGGAGTTCCGGGGCGACGTGCTCGTCACCCGTGGCACCGCGCCCGGCGGAGGCGACCTGCCGGACGACGCGACCGGGCTCCGGGTCGACGGCAGGGACGTCCTCGTCTCCAGTGTCCGCCGCGTCACCGACGAGGAGCGCGGGTCCGGAACCGAGGTGCGGCTGGCCGCGATGAGCGACACCGGCTCGGTCGTCCGGGTGACGGGTTCGTTCACCGAGGCGACGGCGGTCGACCTGCTCGGAAGACCGCTCTCCGCGGAAGCGGAACCGTCCGGCGACGGCCTCGAACTCGCCCTCGGCCCCTGGGAGATCCGCACCGTGGTCCTCCGCTAG
- a CDS encoding glycoside hydrolase family 2 TIM barrel-domain containing protein produces MPSELSAYVSDPTPGRGALRPARSWLHSDAPSLSLNGAWRFRLSPTASVAQDFAAEEFDDHVWESIPVPSHWVLEGDGAHGRPIYTNIQFPFPIDPPHVPDENPTGDYRRHFALPADWSDAERIVLRFDGVESLFRVWVNGVDIGSAGGSRLAHEFDVTRAVRPGDNVVAVRVHQWSAASYVEDQDQWWLPGIFRDVTLTARPLGGIEDVWLRTGFRDGRGRVEAEITAEASAFPVTLRIPELGVEQVWATAADVTPVDAGEVEPWSAERPRLYDATVSTAAESIALRVGFRTVEIRGDRFLVNGRRVVFHGVNRHEAHPVRGRVFDEEHAREDLARMKRFNVNAIRTSHYPPHPRLLDLADELGFWVVLECDLETHGFEKLGWVGNPSDDPAWREAYLDRIRRTVERDKNHPSIVIWSLGNESGTGSNLAAMSAWVHARDAERPVHYEGDYTGEYTDVYSRMYASVPETERIGTDGTETPLLNCTPSQSARQRAKPFLLCEYAHAMGNGPGALDQYEALVHEHPRLHGGFVWEWRDHGILATAPDGTAYQAYGGDFGEVVHDGNFVMDGMLLSDDVPTPSLYEYKAVVQPVRFVFDGDKVAVTNLRHSADTSDLRFRWRVEHDGTPVDAGDLEVPVVAAGESGWVSLPPVPVAPEGETWLTIDAVLATASPWASQGHVVATVQSDRSPHIPVPAVRHRTGWRPDTGTLTLGAAEFVDGRLVSLAGRAVTGPRLELFRAPTDNDESPSDGVEESDASVPGVSNAELWRRDGLDRLTARRVSVERPHDTADALRTLDKVSAANSALFVMVESVWSLEAGELELRVEIEPSRGWSTVWPRIGIRFDLPDGGAPVDGAEWFGLGPSESYPDSLRAARTGRFSSGIDDLSVDYARPQETGHRSGLRRLTLTSTGAKVFRVEALPDTQGRRPGFTLSRHTPQELARAGHPYELPASTTSRLTIDAVQHGLGSRSCGPDVWPEFALRPEARTIRLRITAG; encoded by the coding sequence TTGCCCTCCGAGCTTTCCGCGTACGTTTCGGACCCCACACCCGGGCGCGGTGCGCTACGCCCGGCGCGCTCGTGGCTGCACTCCGACGCTCCCTCGCTCTCGCTGAACGGAGCCTGGCGTTTCCGGCTCTCGCCCACGGCGTCGGTGGCACAGGACTTCGCGGCCGAAGAATTCGACGACCACGTCTGGGAGAGCATCCCGGTGCCGTCCCACTGGGTGCTGGAGGGCGACGGAGCCCATGGCCGGCCGATCTACACCAACATCCAGTTCCCGTTCCCGATCGACCCGCCTCACGTCCCGGACGAGAACCCCACCGGCGACTACCGGCGTCACTTCGCCCTACCCGCCGACTGGTCCGACGCCGAGCGGATCGTGCTGCGGTTCGACGGTGTCGAGTCGCTCTTCCGGGTCTGGGTCAACGGTGTCGACATCGGCAGCGCCGGCGGCAGCCGGCTCGCCCACGAGTTCGACGTCACGCGGGCGGTGCGTCCGGGCGACAACGTCGTCGCTGTACGGGTGCATCAGTGGTCGGCGGCCAGTTACGTCGAGGACCAGGACCAGTGGTGGCTGCCGGGCATCTTCCGCGACGTCACGCTGACCGCCCGGCCGCTCGGCGGCATCGAGGACGTCTGGCTGCGGACCGGGTTCCGCGACGGCCGCGGGCGTGTCGAGGCGGAGATCACCGCCGAGGCGTCCGCGTTCCCGGTCACCCTGCGTATCCCCGAACTCGGCGTCGAGCAGGTCTGGGCGACCGCGGCCGACGTGACGCCGGTCGACGCCGGCGAGGTGGAGCCCTGGTCGGCCGAGCGGCCCCGCCTGTACGACGCCACCGTGTCGACGGCGGCGGAGAGCATCGCGCTGCGCGTGGGCTTCCGTACGGTCGAGATCCGCGGTGACCGGTTCCTGGTCAACGGCCGTCGTGTCGTGTTCCACGGGGTCAACCGCCACGAGGCGCATCCCGTGCGCGGCCGGGTCTTCGACGAGGAGCACGCCCGCGAGGACCTGGCCCGGATGAAGCGGTTCAACGTGAACGCCATCCGCACCAGCCACTACCCGCCGCATCCGCGCCTGCTGGACCTCGCCGACGAACTCGGCTTCTGGGTCGTGCTCGAGTGCGACCTGGAGACCCACGGCTTCGAGAAGCTCGGCTGGGTGGGCAACCCGAGCGACGACCCGGCGTGGCGGGAGGCGTACCTCGACCGCATCCGGCGGACGGTCGAACGGGACAAGAACCACCCGAGCATCGTGATCTGGTCGCTCGGCAACGAGTCGGGTACCGGTAGCAACCTCGCCGCCATGTCGGCCTGGGTGCACGCACGGGACGCCGAACGCCCCGTGCACTACGAGGGCGACTACACCGGCGAGTACACCGACGTGTACTCGCGTATGTACGCGTCGGTGCCGGAGACCGAGCGCATCGGCACGGACGGCACGGAGACGCCGCTGCTGAACTGCACCCCCTCGCAGAGCGCCCGGCAGCGGGCCAAGCCGTTCCTGCTGTGCGAGTACGCCCACGCCATGGGCAACGGGCCGGGGGCGCTCGATCAGTACGAGGCGCTGGTGCACGAACATCCGCGGCTGCACGGCGGGTTCGTCTGGGAATGGCGCGACCACGGCATCCTGGCCACGGCCCCGGACGGCACTGCGTACCAGGCCTACGGAGGCGACTTCGGTGAGGTCGTGCACGACGGCAACTTCGTGATGGACGGCATGCTGCTGAGCGACGACGTCCCGACGCCCAGCCTGTACGAGTACAAGGCGGTCGTACAGCCGGTCCGTTTCGTCTTCGACGGCGACAAGGTCGCGGTGACGAACCTGCGGCACTCGGCCGACACCTCCGATCTGCGTTTTCGCTGGCGGGTCGAGCACGACGGAACGCCTGTGGACGCCGGGGACCTGGAGGTCCCGGTGGTCGCGGCGGGCGAGTCGGGGTGGGTGTCCCTCCCGCCGGTCCCGGTGGCGCCCGAGGGCGAGACATGGCTGACGATCGACGCGGTCCTGGCGACCGCCTCCCCCTGGGCTTCCCAGGGCCATGTGGTGGCCACCGTCCAGTCGGACCGTTCGCCTCACATCCCCGTGCCCGCCGTGCGGCACCGCACGGGCTGGCGACCGGACACCGGAACGCTGACGCTCGGGGCCGCCGAGTTCGTGGACGGACGCCTCGTGAGCCTGGCCGGCCGCGCCGTGACAGGACCACGGCTGGAGTTGTTCCGTGCCCCGACCGACAACGACGAGAGCCCGTCGGACGGTGTGGAGGAGAGCGACGCGAGTGTCCCGGGGGTGTCCAACGCCGAGCTGTGGCGTCGCGACGGTCTCGACCGGCTGACCGCACGTCGTGTGTCCGTGGAGCGGCCCCACGACACGGCGGACGCGCTGCGCACGCTCGACAAGGTCTCCGCGGCGAACTCCGCCCTGTTCGTGATGGTGGAGTCCGTCTGGTCGCTCGAAGCCGGTGAGCTCGAACTCCGGGTGGAGATCGAGCCCTCGAGGGGCTGGAGCACGGTGTGGCCGCGGATCGGCATCCGCTTCGACCTGCCCGACGGCGGGGCACCCGTCGACGGCGCCGAGTGGTTCGGGCTCGGCCCGTCGGAGTCGTACCCCGACAGCCTGCGGGCGGCGCGCACCGGCCGATTCTCCTCCGGCATCGACGACCTCTCGGTCGACTACGCACGTCCCCAGGAGACCGGACACCGGTCCGGCCTGCGCCGGCTGACCCTCACGAGCACGGGCGCGAAGGTGTTCCGTGTCGAGGCCCTGCCCGACACGCAGGGACGGCGGCCCGGCTTCACGCTCAGCCGCCACACGCCCCAGGAACTCGCACGGGCCGGACATCCGTATGAGCTCCCCGCCTCGACGACGAGCCGTCTGACCATCGACGCGGTGCAGCACGGACTCGGTTCGCGGTCGTGCGGCCCGGACGTGTGGCCCGAGTTCGCCCTGCGTCCCGAGGCCCGCACGATCAGGCTGCGCATCACGGCGGGCTGA
- a CDS encoding XRE family transcriptional regulator, which translates to MTPPPSGRRPVSSTAAAVGAKIRLRRQQRGMSAAEMARRAGLSKATLSQLEAGNGNPTIDTLDAIAIALRIPIADLLARDADTGPVFRPGTDIEPGEVSRELLRRISSGNSLEIWRLRIPPETELPGVPHATGTIEHLLIATGHVTAGPVDAPHHLGPGDMLAFAGDAPHFYRTGAEEVDITVVFASPITT; encoded by the coding sequence ATGACGCCCCCTCCGTCCGGCCGCCGGCCGGTCAGCAGTACCGCAGCCGCCGTCGGCGCGAAGATCCGCCTGCGCCGCCAGCAGCGCGGCATGAGCGCCGCGGAGATGGCCCGGCGCGCCGGGCTGAGCAAGGCCACCTTGTCGCAGCTGGAGGCCGGCAACGGCAATCCGACCATCGACACCCTGGATGCGATCGCGATCGCCCTGCGCATTCCGATCGCCGACCTGCTGGCGCGTGACGCCGACACCGGGCCGGTCTTCCGACCGGGCACGGACATCGAGCCCGGCGAGGTCTCCCGCGAACTGCTGCGCCGCATCAGCAGCGGCAACAGCCTGGAGATCTGGCGGCTGCGCATTCCGCCCGAGACGGAGCTGCCCGGCGTCCCGCACGCCACGGGCACCATCGAGCACCTGCTCATCGCCACCGGGCACGTCACCGCCGGCCCCGTCGACGCCCCGCACCATCTGGGCCCCGGCGACATGCTCGCCTTCGCGGGGGACGCCCCGCACTTCTACCGCACCGGCGCGGAGGAAGTGGACATCACCGTCGTCTTCGCCTCCCCCATCACCACCTGA
- a CDS encoding low specificity L-threonine aldolase, translating into MSAAIAITPSSRAFISDNMAGASPRIAQAVTDAAAGQVLPYGNDPFTDSARRRLGEIFERDVDVFPVSTGSAANGLSLAALTPPWGSVLSHPDSHINTDECGAPEFFTNGAKLVGVPGPDSKIDPEVLRVAVRRRAGDVHSVQPSAVSISQATESGSVYTLEEIRGLSAIAKDAGLRVHMDGARFANALDHLGATPAEMTWKAGVDVLSFGATKNGAMTADAIVSFDPALAAELAFRVKRAGQLTSKMRFQAAQIDAYLTDGLWLRNARQANAMATRLGDGLKSIPGTGLLATPQANILFCRLPQQVTEGLLAEGYVFYHDRWEPGIVRLVTAFSHSAADIDQLLDAVRRHTR; encoded by the coding sequence ATGAGCGCCGCCATCGCCATCACCCCCTCCAGCCGTGCCTTCATCAGCGACAACATGGCCGGGGCGTCCCCGCGGATAGCCCAGGCCGTCACCGACGCGGCCGCCGGACAGGTCCTGCCGTACGGCAACGACCCCTTCACCGACAGCGCCCGCCGCAGGCTCGGCGAGATCTTCGAGCGGGACGTCGATGTCTTCCCGGTCTCCACCGGGTCCGCCGCCAACGGCCTGAGCCTGGCCGCCCTCACCCCGCCGTGGGGCAGCGTGCTCTCCCACCCGGACAGCCACATCAACACCGACGAGTGCGGCGCTCCGGAGTTCTTCACCAACGGCGCCAAGCTCGTCGGTGTGCCAGGCCCCGACAGCAAGATCGACCCCGAGGTGCTGCGGGTGGCGGTGCGCCGCCGGGCCGGCGACGTGCACAGCGTGCAGCCGTCTGCGGTGAGCATCAGCCAGGCCACCGAGAGCGGCAGCGTCTACACCCTGGAGGAGATCCGCGGCCTGTCCGCCATCGCCAAGGACGCGGGACTGCGTGTCCACATGGACGGAGCGCGCTTCGCCAACGCCCTGGACCACCTCGGCGCCACCCCGGCTGAGATGACCTGGAAGGCCGGCGTCGACGTCCTGTCCTTCGGCGCCACCAAGAACGGCGCCATGACCGCCGACGCGATCGTCTCCTTCGACCCCGCACTCGCCGCCGAACTCGCCTTCCGCGTCAAGCGTGCCGGCCAGCTCACCTCCAAGATGCGCTTCCAGGCGGCCCAGATCGACGCCTACCTCACCGACGGCCTGTGGCTGCGCAACGCCCGCCAGGCCAACGCGATGGCCACCCGCCTCGGCGACGGCCTCAAGTCCATCCCCGGCACCGGCCTTCTGGCCACCCCACAGGCCAACATCCTCTTCTGCCGCCTGCCCCAGCAGGTCACCGAAGGACTCCTCGCCGAGGGCTACGTGTTCTACCACGACCGCTGGGAACCGGGGATCGTCCGGCTCGTCACCGCCTTCTCCCACAGCGCCGCCGACATCGACCAGCTGCTCGACGCGGTCCGCCGCCACACCCGCTGA
- a CDS encoding DUF485 domain-containing protein, with translation MTYPDENKYPQSATRWPLPHTAPQSYGHDAPRYGSYGPAPWDEPYAHETHRRSADLDALRSAYRLLRRISTLAALGSFVVYVVLSCYAPGLMGAKIAGELSLGMALGVLQLVVTFAAVFWYGRSAQRSVDPLARAVRERTVPTGRNPKAAR, from the coding sequence ATGACATACCCCGATGAGAACAAGTACCCGCAATCAGCGACGAGATGGCCGCTGCCCCACACCGCGCCCCAGTCGTACGGGCACGACGCCCCTCGGTACGGGTCGTACGGGCCAGCCCCTTGGGATGAGCCGTACGCGCACGAGACGCATCGGCGCAGTGCCGACCTCGACGCCCTGCGCTCGGCCTACCGCCTGCTCCGACGGATCTCCACACTCGCCGCGCTCGGCTCCTTCGTGGTGTACGTCGTGCTGTCCTGCTATGCGCCAGGCCTGATGGGGGCCAAGATCGCCGGAGAGCTGAGCCTGGGAATGGCTCTGGGGGTCCTCCAGCTCGTCGTCACCTTTGCGGCGGTCTTCTGGTACGGACGCAGCGCACAACGCTCGGTGGATCCGTTGGCCCGCGCCGTCAGGGAGCGGACGGTCCCCACCGGCCGGAACCCGAAGGCGGCGAGATGA